A stretch of Halichondria panicea chromosome 1, odHalPani1.1, whole genome shotgun sequence DNA encodes these proteins:
- the LOC135352393 gene encoding uncharacterized protein LOC135352393 isoform X2, whose amino-acid sequence MSHTHTYLQNVPIPTHTCTHYCTCSVQEQLAEDLYEAVDNKDVSKVRSVLGQGANPNHKLYWSEEWNNMGFPPVHLACWMGYLEITRALVSGGADIEKGDGETGMTAFHLACEGGDMETVVYLSQEMKCRIDVRDKGDHTPLHLACWNGRIQVVKYLVEVLKVDVDVTDNTGYTPLDVAVQYRCTEVINYLRSLQPSTPKPDTRNGSEQLLSNSIVDKTSSKTSDPLSGQQTPSAGNEQPETTDTPNGSKLPSTSKEGPNPKSKALNESSKSEQALNEAMKAGFVRVNITNLLFFGMAGTGKTSTKHLLLGLPPPQDRNSTPLASTAERIRQITKLKTEAQEDPSRTWKPVTSDDLQRIVADAIKSHVTSSDPNSKASAIPQELSIALKQLEPSNESSTPVNVTPSTASSTKLSVAGAKKRRPKQERKTSKFLNTVSNVMANIQQFSDADRTAVQEKFGSHWIYIIDSGGQPHFHNLLPLFMPKISVALYILRLSDCLDDHPLVEYYKDNKPVGKAFKSHLSVLDNFKYLVQSIQSHSENCKLVCIGTHKDHQAECKETLSDKNKTLLNFAEKDCIKKLTMFFNLGKKDVIFPVDCKHCDSDSQELAKTIREYVHKLSQELNNIEIQVPLWWFVLEIIIEKDSNDQNRKVLSKTECVEIAKALQNFHEDALFEALKFFHEHHIFHYYPAIIPNVVFCDTQVLLDKVTELVEYAAYVRGNTPGSGKWLTFTDKGIITIELLSDKNFEKHYVDGLFEPTHLIEIFKHLLIATPFRIFSRGQDKRFYMPSLLSLLPPTQVNEKRAELLKNGLTPLVLHFEKNWQCYGVFCCLQVYLIKECEWEIEMEDHQPSRNFVQLIHREEDCFITLIDGFSFLEIHSSSNQKELLSLIYENVLSGLRSAYKALKYTYEDPEIAFLCPHELPSAEASASPQVPHHPARVLGNGERMRCTLYKKKTYRLEDSHKDWLSACCKLEVQQRETTATAAQLSQECSDGALLQLSTVIAGYNTYKLRLGLSDAEIYAIDQSPSMIDNIPGRFYTALKKWKSKSIVEMYPLKSSATYGRLVEIASEIEDGEAVHSIHKTCVEHTCELPSESSL is encoded by the exons AtgtcacacacgcacacctacctacaaaatgtacctatacccacacacacatgcacacactattgtacatgcagtgttcagGAGCAGCTGGCCGAGGATCTGTATGAGGCTGTAGACAATAAGGATGTCAGCAAAGTGAGGTCCGTTTTGGGACAGGGGGCCAACCCCAATCACaagctctactggagtgagGAGTGGAATAATATGGGATTCCCTCCAGTACACCTAGCATGCTGGATGGGCTACCTGGAGATCACTAGAGCACTCGTTAGTGGTGGAGCTGATATTGAGAAAGGTGATGGAGAAACGGGCATGACTGCATTTCACTTGGCATGTGAGGGAGGAGATATGGAGACTGTGGTGTATCTCTCACAAGAGATGAAATGCCGTATTG ATGTGAGGGACAAGGGGGACCACACACCACTACACCTCGCTTGTTGGAATGGACGTATACAAGTTGTGAAATACCTTGTGGAGGTACTCAAGGTTGATGTTG ATGTGACTGATAATACTGGCTACACTCCTCTTGACGTGGCAGTACAGTATAGGTGCACTGAAGTTATTAATTATCTCCGGTCTCTACAACCCTCCACTCCTAAACCAG ATACTCGAAATGGTTCCGAACAACTTCTTTCTAATTCAATTGTTGACAAGACCTCATCAA AGACCTCTGACCCTCTCTCTGGTCAACAGACACCCAGTGCTGGCAATGAACAACCAGAAACAACTG ATACCCCAAATGGTTCCAAACTTCCTTCCACTTCAAAGGAAGGCCCTAACCCAA AATCAAAGGCCCTCAATGAATCATCCAAGTCTGAGCAAGCTCTTAATGAAGCCATGAAGGCTGGATTTGTCCGTGTGAACATTACTAATCTACTGTTTTTCGGAATGGCAGGCACTGGTAAAACCTCCACTAAGCATCTCCTTCTGGGACTGCCTCCTCCTCAAGATCGAAATAGCACTCCATTAGCTAGCACAGCAGAGAGGATTCGACAAATTACAAAGCTGAAAACGGAAGCTCAAGAAGATCCCTCTAGAACATGGAAACCAGTAACTAGTGATGACCTACAACGCATTGTTGCTGATGCTATTAAATCTCATGTAACCAGCTCAGATCCTAACTCTAAAGCATCTGCTATCCCACAAGAACTCAGCATTGCTCTGAAGCAACTTGAACCTAGCAATGAATCAAGTACGCCAGTTAATGTAACTCCTTCAACAGCTAGTTCAACTAAACTATCAGTAGCTGGAGCAAAAAAGAGACGTCCTAAACAAGAAAGGAAAACGAGTAAATTTCTTAACACTGTTTCAAATGTAATGGCAAATATTCAGCAGTTTTCTGATGCTGATCGTACTGCTGTTCAAGAAAAGTTTGGATCGCATTGGATCTACATAATCGATAGCGGTGGGCAACCACACTTTCATAATCTACTGCCACTTTTCATGCCCAAGATTTCTGTAGCTTTGTACATTCTTCGTCTCTCTGACTGCCTGGACGATCATCCACTGGTTGAATACTACAAGGACAATAAGCCAGTTGGTAAAGCTTTCAAGTCACATCTCTCAGTTCTGGATAACTTCAAGTATCTCGTGCAGTCAATTCAATCTCACAGTGAAAACTGCAAGCTGGTATGCATTGGTACTCACAAAGACCATCAAGCTGAATGCAAGGAAACATTATCTGACAAGAATAAAACTTTGTTAAATTTTGCCGAGAAGGATTGTATTAAGAAGTTGACAATGTTTTTCAATTTGGGGAAAAAAGATGTCATATTTCCTGTGGATTGCAAGCACTGCGATTCTGACAGTCAAGAATTGGCAAAGACAATTCGTGAATATGTTCACAAATTATCTCAAGAGCTGAATAATATTGAAATCCAGGTTCCTTTATGGTGGTTTGTTTTGGAAATTATTATCGAAAAAGATTCAAACGATCAAAACAGAAAAGTTTTAAGCAAGACCGAATGTGTAGAAATTGCAAAAGCGTTACAAAATTTTCACGAAGATGCACTCTTTGAAGCTTTGAAATTCTTCCATGAGCATCACATTTTTCACTACTATCCTGCCATTATACCAAATGTGGTATTCTGTGATACTCAAGTGCTTCTCGATAAAGTAACAGAGCTTGTCGAGTATGCTGCATACGTGCGAGGTAACACTCCGGGGTCTGGAAAATGGTTAACTTTTACCGATAAAGGAATTATAACGATTGAACTTTTATCTGATAAGAATTTTGAAAAACATTATGTCGATGGACTCTTTGAACCCACTCATCTCATTGAAATATTCAAGCACTTGCTGATAGCCACCCCATTTCGTATATTCTCACGAGGGCAAGATAAGCGTTTCTATATGCCATCACTTCTATCCTTGCTCCCACCAACTCAAGTCAATGAAAAACGAGCTGAATTGCTTAAGAACGGTTTAACcccactcgttttacactTCGAAAAGAACTGGCAATGCTAtggagtgttttgctgtctccaagtgtaCCTGATTAAAGAATGTGAATGGGAAATTGAAATGGAAGATCACCAGCCGAGTAGAAACTTTGTACAACTTATTCATCGAGAGGAAGATTGTTTTATCACGCTAATTGACGGGTTTTCATTCCTCGAAATTCATTCCAGTAGTAATCAAAAAGAACTGCTGTCTTTGATATATGAAAATGTTCTCTCTGGTCTTCGATCTGCTTACAAAGCCCTGAAATACACGTATGAGGATCCTGAAATTGCATTTTTGTGTCCCCATGAATTGCCCTCTGCTGAAGCAAGTGCAAGTCCCCAAGTGCCCCACCACCCAGCTCGTGTTCTGGGTAATGGAGAACGTATGAGGTGTACTCTATACAAGAAGAAGACGTACAGGTTGGAAGACAGTCACAAAGATTGGCTCTCTGCTTGTTGTAAACTGGAAG TTCAACAACGTGAGACGACAGCGACTGCAGCTCAGTTGAGTCAAGAGTGCTCGGATGGagctcttctccagttgtctacTGTGATTGCTGGATACAACACATACAAGCtcaggctgggcctcagtgatgctgagatATACGCTATCGATCAGAGTCCTTCCATGATTGATAATATCCCAGGGAGATTTTACACTGCTCTGAAGAAATGGAAGAGTAAAAGTATTGTTGAAATGTATCCATTGAAATCGTCAGCTACTTACGGTCGATTAGTG
- the LOC135352393 gene encoding uncharacterized protein LOC135352393 isoform X1 codes for MSHTHTYLQNVPIPTHTCTHYCTCSVQEQLAEDLYEAVDNKDVSKVRSVLGQGANPNHKLYWSEEWNNMGFPPVHLACWMGYLEITRALVSGGADIEKGDGETGMTAFHLACEGGDMETVVYLSQEMKCRIDVRDKGDHTPLHLACWNGRIQVVKYLVEVLKVDVDVTDNTGYTPLDVAVQYRCTEVINYLRSLQPSTPKPDTRNGSEQLLSNSIVDKTSSKTSDPLSGQQTPSAGNEQPETTDTPNGSKLPSTSKEGPNPKSKALNESSKSEQALNEAMKAGFVRVNITNLLFFGMAGTGKTSTKHLLLGLPPPQDRNSTPLASTAERIRQITKLKTEAQEDPSRTWKPVTSDDLQRIVADAIKSHVTSSDPNSKASAIPQELSIALKQLEPSNESSTPVNVTPSTASSTKLSVAGAKKRRPKQERKTSKFLNTVSNVMANIQQFSDADRTAVQEKFGSHWIYIIDSGGQPHFHNLLPLFMPKISVALYILRLSDCLDDHPLVEYYKDNKPVGKAFKSHLSVLDNFKYLVQSIQSHSENCKLVCIGTHKDHQAECKETLSDKNKTLLNFAEKDCIKKLTMFFNLGKKDVIFPVDCKHCDSDSQELAKTIREYVHKLSQELNNIEIQVPLWWFVLEIIIEKDSNDQNRKVLSKTECVEIAKALQNFHEDALFEALKFFHEHHIFHYYPAIIPNVVFCDTQVLLDKVTELVEYAAYVRGNTPGSGKWLTFTDKGIITIELLSDKNFEKHYVDGLFEPTHLIEIFKHLLIATPFRIFSRGQDKRFYMPSLLSLLPPTQVNEKRAELLKNGLTPLVLHFEKNWQCYGVFCCLQVYLIKECEWEIEMEDHQPSRNFVQLIHREEDCFITLIDGFSFLEIHSSSNQKELLSLIYENVLSGLRSAYKALKYTYEDPEIAFLCPHELPSAEASASPQVPHHPARVLGNGERMRCTLYKKKTYRLEDSHKDWLSACCKLEGNAVTPLATPHTTTQSVQQRETTATAAQLSQECSDGALLQLSTVIAGYNTYKLRLGLSDAEIYAIDQSPSMIDNIPGRFYTALKKWKSKSIVEMYPLKSSATYGRLVEIASEIEDGEAVHSIHKTCVEHTCELPSESSL; via the exons AtgtcacacacgcacacctacctacaaaatgtacctatacccacacacacatgcacacactattgtacatgcagtgttcagGAGCAGCTGGCCGAGGATCTGTATGAGGCTGTAGACAATAAGGATGTCAGCAAAGTGAGGTCCGTTTTGGGACAGGGGGCCAACCCCAATCACaagctctactggagtgagGAGTGGAATAATATGGGATTCCCTCCAGTACACCTAGCATGCTGGATGGGCTACCTGGAGATCACTAGAGCACTCGTTAGTGGTGGAGCTGATATTGAGAAAGGTGATGGAGAAACGGGCATGACTGCATTTCACTTGGCATGTGAGGGAGGAGATATGGAGACTGTGGTGTATCTCTCACAAGAGATGAAATGCCGTATTG ATGTGAGGGACAAGGGGGACCACACACCACTACACCTCGCTTGTTGGAATGGACGTATACAAGTTGTGAAATACCTTGTGGAGGTACTCAAGGTTGATGTTG ATGTGACTGATAATACTGGCTACACTCCTCTTGACGTGGCAGTACAGTATAGGTGCACTGAAGTTATTAATTATCTCCGGTCTCTACAACCCTCCACTCCTAAACCAG ATACTCGAAATGGTTCCGAACAACTTCTTTCTAATTCAATTGTTGACAAGACCTCATCAA AGACCTCTGACCCTCTCTCTGGTCAACAGACACCCAGTGCTGGCAATGAACAACCAGAAACAACTG ATACCCCAAATGGTTCCAAACTTCCTTCCACTTCAAAGGAAGGCCCTAACCCAA AATCAAAGGCCCTCAATGAATCATCCAAGTCTGAGCAAGCTCTTAATGAAGCCATGAAGGCTGGATTTGTCCGTGTGAACATTACTAATCTACTGTTTTTCGGAATGGCAGGCACTGGTAAAACCTCCACTAAGCATCTCCTTCTGGGACTGCCTCCTCCTCAAGATCGAAATAGCACTCCATTAGCTAGCACAGCAGAGAGGATTCGACAAATTACAAAGCTGAAAACGGAAGCTCAAGAAGATCCCTCTAGAACATGGAAACCAGTAACTAGTGATGACCTACAACGCATTGTTGCTGATGCTATTAAATCTCATGTAACCAGCTCAGATCCTAACTCTAAAGCATCTGCTATCCCACAAGAACTCAGCATTGCTCTGAAGCAACTTGAACCTAGCAATGAATCAAGTACGCCAGTTAATGTAACTCCTTCAACAGCTAGTTCAACTAAACTATCAGTAGCTGGAGCAAAAAAGAGACGTCCTAAACAAGAAAGGAAAACGAGTAAATTTCTTAACACTGTTTCAAATGTAATGGCAAATATTCAGCAGTTTTCTGATGCTGATCGTACTGCTGTTCAAGAAAAGTTTGGATCGCATTGGATCTACATAATCGATAGCGGTGGGCAACCACACTTTCATAATCTACTGCCACTTTTCATGCCCAAGATTTCTGTAGCTTTGTACATTCTTCGTCTCTCTGACTGCCTGGACGATCATCCACTGGTTGAATACTACAAGGACAATAAGCCAGTTGGTAAAGCTTTCAAGTCACATCTCTCAGTTCTGGATAACTTCAAGTATCTCGTGCAGTCAATTCAATCTCACAGTGAAAACTGCAAGCTGGTATGCATTGGTACTCACAAAGACCATCAAGCTGAATGCAAGGAAACATTATCTGACAAGAATAAAACTTTGTTAAATTTTGCCGAGAAGGATTGTATTAAGAAGTTGACAATGTTTTTCAATTTGGGGAAAAAAGATGTCATATTTCCTGTGGATTGCAAGCACTGCGATTCTGACAGTCAAGAATTGGCAAAGACAATTCGTGAATATGTTCACAAATTATCTCAAGAGCTGAATAATATTGAAATCCAGGTTCCTTTATGGTGGTTTGTTTTGGAAATTATTATCGAAAAAGATTCAAACGATCAAAACAGAAAAGTTTTAAGCAAGACCGAATGTGTAGAAATTGCAAAAGCGTTACAAAATTTTCACGAAGATGCACTCTTTGAAGCTTTGAAATTCTTCCATGAGCATCACATTTTTCACTACTATCCTGCCATTATACCAAATGTGGTATTCTGTGATACTCAAGTGCTTCTCGATAAAGTAACAGAGCTTGTCGAGTATGCTGCATACGTGCGAGGTAACACTCCGGGGTCTGGAAAATGGTTAACTTTTACCGATAAAGGAATTATAACGATTGAACTTTTATCTGATAAGAATTTTGAAAAACATTATGTCGATGGACTCTTTGAACCCACTCATCTCATTGAAATATTCAAGCACTTGCTGATAGCCACCCCATTTCGTATATTCTCACGAGGGCAAGATAAGCGTTTCTATATGCCATCACTTCTATCCTTGCTCCCACCAACTCAAGTCAATGAAAAACGAGCTGAATTGCTTAAGAACGGTTTAACcccactcgttttacactTCGAAAAGAACTGGCAATGCTAtggagtgttttgctgtctccaagtgtaCCTGATTAAAGAATGTGAATGGGAAATTGAAATGGAAGATCACCAGCCGAGTAGAAACTTTGTACAACTTATTCATCGAGAGGAAGATTGTTTTATCACGCTAATTGACGGGTTTTCATTCCTCGAAATTCATTCCAGTAGTAATCAAAAAGAACTGCTGTCTTTGATATATGAAAATGTTCTCTCTGGTCTTCGATCTGCTTACAAAGCCCTGAAATACACGTATGAGGATCCTGAAATTGCATTTTTGTGTCCCCATGAATTGCCCTCTGCTGAAGCAAGTGCAAGTCCCCAAGTGCCCCACCACCCAGCTCGTGTTCTGGGTAATGGAGAACGTATGAGGTGTACTCTATACAAGAAGAAGACGTACAGGTTGGAAGACAGTCACAAAGATTGGCTCTCTGCTTGTTGTAAACTGGAAG GTAATGCAGTGACTCCACtagccactccacacacaaccactcagTCAG TTCAACAACGTGAGACGACAGCGACTGCAGCTCAGTTGAGTCAAGAGTGCTCGGATGGagctcttctccagttgtctacTGTGATTGCTGGATACAACACATACAAGCtcaggctgggcctcagtgatgctgagatATACGCTATCGATCAGAGTCCTTCCATGATTGATAATATCCCAGGGAGATTTTACACTGCTCTGAAGAAATGGAAGAGTAAAAGTATTGTTGAAATGTATCCATTGAAATCGTCAGCTACTTACGGTCGATTAGTG